A window of bacterium genomic DNA:
TCACGATCGCGTGCGACTGTGTGCCCTTGCCGACTCCCGGCGGCCCCATGATGACGACGTTCACGCCGCTACCTCCGCGCCCGCAGGCGGCCCTTCGTCATGAAGCCGTCGTAGTGGCGCATGACCAGATGCGACTCGATCTGCTGCAACGTGTCCAGGGCCACGCCGACCACGATCAAAAGGCCGGTGCCGCCGAAGTAGAACGGCACGTTCAGCAGCTTGATCATCAGGTCGGGCAGTACCGCGATGAGCGCCAGGAACACGGCGCCCGGCAGCGTCACGCGGGTCAGGACACGGTCGATGTACTCGGCAGTCTTCTTACCCGGTCGCACGCCGGGGATGAAGCCGCTGTTCTTCTTCATGTTGTCCGCGAGGTCGACGGGGTTGAGGATCACAGCGGTGTAGAAGTAGGCGAACAGGATGATCAGGGCCGAATAGACGACCACGTAGATCGGGTGCGGCGGGCTGAAAGCCCGGCTCAACCCCATCAGGAACTCGCTGTTCGGGAACATGTTGCCCAGCGTGGCGGGGAACATGATGATCGACTGGGCGAAGATGATCGGGATCACGCCGGCGGTGTTGACCTTCAGCGGGATGTGGGTGTTGGCCCCGCCGTAGACCCGGCGTCCGACGATCTTCTTGGCGTACTGCACCGGGATCTTTCGTTGTCCCTGGGTGATCGCGATGATGCCGGCGATCACGAAGAGCATGAAGATCGCGACGAACAGCCCCTTGATGATGTGCATCTCGCCGCTGCGCAACTGCTGGAACGTGTTCAGCAGGTCGGTCGGGTAGCGAGCCACGATGCCGATGAAGATGATCAGCGAGATGCCGTTGCCGATGCCGCGCTCGGTGATCTGCTCGCCGAGCCACATCACGAAGACGGTACCTGCAGTCAGCGTGATCGCCGTCATGATCTTGAAGGCGAAGCCCGGGTTGGTCACGACGCCGGACATCTGCTCGAGGCCGGCCGCCATGCCGAACGACTGGATCAACGCCAGCACGACCGTGGCATAGCGGGTCATCTCATTGATCTTCTTGCGGCCCTGTTCGCCTTCCTTGGCCAGCTTCTCGAAGTACGGTACGACCGCCTGGAGAAGCTGGAAAATGATCGAGGCGCTGATGTAGGGCATGATGCCCAGGGCGAAGATCGTCGCGTTGCTGAGGCCGCCGCCCGAGAACATGTCATAGAGACCCAGCAGGCCGGCCTGGTCGGCGAAGAACTGCTTGAGGGTCGCACGATTGATGCCCGGCGTCGGGACGTGACCGCCCAGCCGGTACACGAGCAGAATCATGGCCGTGAACAGGATCCGGCGCTTCAGCTCCGGGATCCTGAACATGCTCTGGTAACTGCCGCTGATGTTCAAGAGAACGCTTCCTTCGGTTTGGACGTTACCGCGCCCGCAGGCCAGCCCGCGAACTTACGCCTTCACGGTGACCGAGCCGCCGGCGGCCTGCACAGCCGCTACCGCGGCTTCGCTGGCCTTCGAGACCTCGATCTGCAGCGACTTCTCGACCTTGCCGCGCGCGAGCAGCTTGATCGGGCGATCGACGTACTTGACCAATCCCGCCAGGGCCAGGGCCTCGGCGTCGATCTTCGCACCCGACTCGAAGAGCTCGTTCAAGTCGTCCAGGTTCACGAGCTGGAAGCTCTTCTTGAAAATATTCGTGAAACCGCGCTTCGGCAGCCGACGGTTCAGGGGCATCTGGCCGCCTTCGAACCAGGCCGCGTGTCCGCCGCCCGAACGGGCCTTCTGGCCCTTGTGGCCGCGCCCGCCGGTCTTGCCCTGGCCGGAGCCGGGGCCGCGCCCGCGCCGCTTCCGGTCGCGGTTCGCACCTTTCGGCGCGCCGAGGGTGTTCAGCTTGAGCATCGCTACTTCACCTCTTCCACGGTCACGAGGTGGCGCACCTTGAACGCCATGCCCCGGATCTGCGGAGTATCGTTATGGACCACCGACGACTGGTTGCGCCTGATGCCGAGCGCCTCGATGATCCGCCGGTGCTTCTCGGGGCGCCCGATGATGCTGCGCACCTGGGTAATCTTGATCCTGGCCTGGGTCATGGCTTAGCCCTCCTTCGGGCCGTTGCCGGACGCTGCGGTCCGGCGCTCGAAGCCGAGCACCTCGGGCACGGTCAGCCCGCGCTTGGCGGCGAATTCCTCGACCGTGCGCAGCTGCTTGAGGCCGTCCATCGTGGCCTTGACCACGTTGTTCGGATTCCGCGATCCGAGCTGCTTCGTCAGGATGTTCTTGACGCCCGCGGCTTCCAGGATGGCGCGCACGCCGCCGGCGGCGATGACGCCGGTACCCGGCGAGGCGGGCTTCAGGAGCACGCGGCTGGCGCCGAAGCGACCGATCACCTCGTAGGCGATCGTCTCCTTCTGGATCGACACCGTGATCTGGTTGGCGCGGGCACCCTCGCCACCCTTGCGGATGGCGTCGGCGATTTCGTTGGCCTTGCCCATGGCGACGCCGACCTTGCCCTTGCCGTCGCCCACGGCGACGATCGCGGCAAAGCTGAACCGACGGCCGCCCTTGACCACCTTGGCCACGCGGTTGATGCTGATCACGTTCTCATGCATGTCCGAACCGGAGTCGCCTTCGCGACCGCCGCCCGGGCGCGGCCCGCGGCCGTCACCCGGACCGCCGTCACGACCGCGACCGCCGGGGCCACCGGGACCACCGGGGCCACCACGACCGCCGGGGCCGCCAGGACCGCCGAAGCCGCCACGGCCACCGCCGCCGGGGCCACCACGACCGGGACCACCGGGGCCACCGGGGCCACCACGACCGCCGCCACCGGGTCCGCTCGGACCACCGCGTCCGCTGCGCGGGGCCTCACCGCTGCTCTGATTGTCGAATCCCGCCATCTGACTGCTCCTGTCATGCTCGTCGGCCGCAGCCGACAAGGCCTAGACCTCGAGGCCGCCGTCCCTGAGCCCGCGGGCCAGGGCGGCCACCCGACCGTGGTACAGATATCCGCTGCGGTCGAAGACCACGCGGTCGATGCCCTTGGCCTTGGCCATCTCGGCCAGCGCGCGGCCCACGCTGTACGCAATCGCGCACTTGTTACCCTTGACGTCCTCGGGCACGGTCGCCACGGCGGCCTTCTTGCCGTCGCAAGCCACCAGCGTGTGGCCGACCGTGTCGTCGATCACCTGGGCATAGATGTTCTTGTGGCTGCGGAGGATCGACACCCGCGGCCGCTCGGCGCTGCCGGACAGCTTCTTGCGGATACTGATCTTCCGCTTCGCCCGGATGTCACGCCGCTTCTTGCTCGTGCTGCTCATCGTCCTTCACCTCTGCGCCCGGTTCGTGATGTCCGGGGCCGCTTCCTGGCTTTGCCGCTTCATGCCTGCAGCCGATTGCCTGCAGCACCTTGCCCGCAGCTATTCTTCGCGCTGCTACTTGCCCGCAGCCTTGCCGGCCTTGCGGATGATGTCCTCGCCGGCGTACCGGATACCCTTGCCCTTGTAGGGCTCAGGCTTACGGAACGCGCGGATCTCGGAGGCAACCTGGCCGACCCTCTGCTTGTCCATGCCCGACACTTCGATGTGCGTCTGGTCAGGGCAGGTGATCTTGATGTCGGCCGGAATCGGGTACTCCAACGGGTGGCTGAACTGCAACTGCAGATCCAGCGCCTGCCCCTTGACCGCGGCGCGATAGCCGACACCCACGATCTCGAGCGACTTCTTGAAGCCGTCGGTGACACCCGTCACCTGGTTCGCGATCAGGGCGCGCACCAGGCCGTGGCGGGCCCGCATGGTCTTCGAGTCGTCCGGCCGCGTGATGATCAGCTTGCCGTCCTTATGCTCGAAGCCGAGGCCGGCAGGAATGTGCTGCCGATGCTCGCCCTTCGGTCCCTTGACCACCGAGGTCGTGCCCTCGATGCTCACCGTCACACCCGCCGGCAGCGTGATCGGGTTCTTGCCAATGCGCGACATGTTCCACTTCCTCCGCAAACTGCTGCAGCCAAGCCGGCTGAAGCGATGCCGTTGCTACCAGATCTCGCAGAGCACTTCGCCGCCGATGCCACGCATCCGGCACTGGTGCCCCGTCAGGATCCCCTGGTTCGTCGACAGGATCGAGATGCCGTAGCCGCCACACACCTTCGGGATGGCGTCCTTGCCGGCGAAGATGCGGCGTCCCGGGCGGCTCACGCGCCGGATGCCCTCGATCACGCCGATGCGCTGTCCTTCCCGAAGCTGGTACTTCAGGAAGAGGCGCAACGTGCCCTGGGCGCTGTCTTCCAGCACCTCGTACTTCTCCACGTAACCCTGCTTCACCAGAAGGTCGGCCACAGCCTTCTTCTGGTTCGAGGCCGGAATCTCAACCCGACGATGGCCCGCCTGCGTGGCGTTCCGGATCCGGGTCAACATATCCGCGATGGGATCGGTCATGCTCATGTTCACCTGCTCCTGGTCAGCCGTTACCAGCTAGCCTTGACGATTCCCGGGATGTCACCGTTCAACGCGAGTTGCCGGAAGCACAGTCGGCAAAGGCCGAAGCGCCGGATGAAGGCCCGCGGCCGTCCGCAGCGGCGGCAGCGATTGTAGGCCCGCACCTTGAACTTGGGCGTGCGCTGTGACTTGGCGATCAGCGATTTCTTGGCCAAAACTCAATCCTCCTTAGCGTCGGAAGGGCATGCCCAGCAGACGCAGCAGCTCACGGCCCTCTTCGTCGTTGGTGGCGGTGGTCACGATCGTCACGTTCATCCCGCGCGCCTCGTCGACCTTGTCGTACTCGATCTCCGGAAAGATCAGCTGGTCCTTGAGGCCCAGCGTGTAGTCGCCCGAACCGCTCAACCGGGCGGGCAGTCCGCGGAAGTCGCGGATGCGCGGCAACGACACGTTGACGAAGCGATCCAGGAACTCCCACATCCGGCGGTCGCGCAGCGTCACACAGGCGCCGATCTGCATGCCCTGCCGGATCTTGAAGTTCGACACCGACTGGCGGGCCTGCGTCTTGACGGCCTTCTGGCCGGTGATGGCCTCGAGGTCGGCGCAGGCGGCGTCCAGCAGCTTGGGATTGTTGGGCGCGCGGCCCAGCCCCATGTTGATCACGACCTTGACCGGGCGCGGGATCTGCATGGTGCTCGAGTACTCGAATTTCTCCTGCAGAGCCGGCGCGACGCTCGACTCGTACTTGACCCTGAGGTTGGGTTTCGCTGCAGCAGCCATTTTCACTTTCCTTCCGGCAGCACCCGCTTCACGGGGCGCTGTTCGTTCTTCAAGCCTGCATCACGTCAGTTCCACGACCGGCGGCGGACCGCTCAGTCGTTGATCATCTCGCCGCTCTTCTTGCTGACGCGAGCGCGGCTG
This region includes:
- the secY gene encoding preprotein translocase subunit SecY; the encoded protein is MFRIPELKRRILFTAMILLVYRLGGHVPTPGINRATLKQFFADQAGLLGLYDMFSGGGLSNATIFALGIMPYISASIIFQLLQAVVPYFEKLAKEGEQGRKKINEMTRYATVVLALIQSFGMAAGLEQMSGVVTNPGFAFKIMTAITLTAGTVFVMWLGEQITERGIGNGISLIIFIGIVARYPTDLLNTFQQLRSGEMHIIKGLFVAIFMLFVIAGIIAITQGQRKIPVQYAKKIVGRRVYGGANTHIPLKVNTAGVIPIIFAQSIIMFPATLGNMFPNSEFLMGLSRAFSPPHPIYVVVYSALIILFAYFYTAVILNPVDLADNMKKNSGFIPGVRPGKKTAEYIDRVLTRVTLPGAVFLALIAVLPDLMIKLLNVPFYFGGTGLLIVVGVALDTLQQIESHLVMRHYDGFMTKGRLRARR
- the rplO gene encoding 50S ribosomal protein L15; translated protein: MLKLNTLGAPKGANRDRKRRGRGPGSGQGKTGGRGHKGQKARSGGGHAAWFEGGQMPLNRRLPKRGFTNIFKKSFQLVNLDDLNELFESGAKIDAEALALAGLVKYVDRPIKLLARGKVEKSLQIEVSKASEAAVAAVQAAGGSVTVKA
- the rpmD gene encoding 50S ribosomal protein L30, whose translation is MTQARIKITQVRSIIGRPEKHRRIIEALGIRRNQSSVVHNDTPQIRGMAFKVRHLVTVEEVK
- the rpsE gene encoding 30S ribosomal protein S5; the protein is MAGFDNQSSGEAPRSGRGGPSGPGGGGRGGPGGPGGPGRGGPGGGGRGGFGGPGGPGGRGGPGGPGGPGGRGRDGGPGDGRGPRPGGGREGDSGSDMHENVISINRVAKVVKGGRRFSFAAIVAVGDGKGKVGVAMGKANEIADAIRKGGEGARANQITVSIQKETIAYEVIGRFGASRVLLKPASPGTGVIAAGGVRAILEAAGVKNILTKQLGSRNPNNVVKATMDGLKQLRTVEEFAAKRGLTVPEVLGFERRTAASGNGPKEG
- a CDS encoding 50S ribosomal protein L18; this encodes MSSTSKKRRDIRAKRKISIRKKLSGSAERPRVSILRSHKNIYAQVIDDTVGHTLVACDGKKAAVATVPEDVKGNKCAIAYSVGRALAEMAKAKGIDRVVFDRSGYLYHGRVAALARGLRDGGLEV
- the rplF gene encoding 50S ribosomal protein L6, whose protein sequence is MSRIGKNPITLPAGVTVSIEGTTSVVKGPKGEHRQHIPAGLGFEHKDGKLIITRPDDSKTMRARHGLVRALIANQVTGVTDGFKKSLEIVGVGYRAAVKGQALDLQLQFSHPLEYPIPADIKITCPDQTHIEVSGMDKQRVGQVASEIRAFRKPEPYKGKGIRYAGEDIIRKAGKAAGK
- the rpsH gene encoding 30S ribosomal protein S8 — encoded protein: MSMTDPIADMLTRIRNATQAGHRRVEIPASNQKKAVADLLVKQGYVEKYEVLEDSAQGTLRLFLKYQLREGQRIGVIEGIRRVSRPGRRIFAGKDAIPKVCGGYGISILSTNQGILTGHQCRMRGIGGEVLCEIW
- a CDS encoding type Z 30S ribosomal protein S14 — encoded protein: MAKKSLIAKSQRTPKFKVRAYNRCRRCGRPRAFIRRFGLCRLCFRQLALNGDIPGIVKASW
- the rplE gene encoding 50S ribosomal protein L5 translates to MAAAAKPNLRVKYESSVAPALQEKFEYSSTMQIPRPVKVVINMGLGRAPNNPKLLDAACADLEAITGQKAVKTQARQSVSNFKIRQGMQIGACVTLRDRRMWEFLDRFVNVSLPRIRDFRGLPARLSGSGDYTLGLKDQLIFPEIEYDKVDEARGMNVTIVTTATNDEEGRELLRLLGMPFRR